From Terriglobia bacterium, one genomic window encodes:
- a CDS encoding exopolysaccharide biosynthesis protein yields the protein MVDIHSHILPEVDDGAQSWEMAVHMCHMAAQDGIEHMVATPHANGEFAYDRRWLRSLLDELRQRTGDKPKLSLGCDFHFSYENLESLAQTPHLYTIEDTPYLLVEFSDFSVPPSVTDELEDLLRRGLIPIITHPERNLLLQRMPERVLDWVRLGCAVQVTASAVTGLWGDRAKKIAQWLLDREAVHILATDSHSVEGRPPILSAARDAISRVYRPSVARALTDDNPRAVVTGQPLPYFPRI from the coding sequence ATGGTCGACATTCACAGCCACATCCTTCCCGAAGTTGACGACGGCGCCCAATCCTGGGAAATGGCCGTGCACATGTGCCACATGGCCGCGCAGGACGGCATCGAGCACATGGTGGCTACTCCCCACGCCAACGGCGAATTCGCCTACGACCGCCGATGGCTCCGCAGCCTGCTCGACGAACTGCGCCAGCGCACTGGTGACAAGCCCAAGCTCAGCCTGGGCTGCGATTTCCATTTTTCCTACGAGAACCTGGAAAGCCTCGCCCAAACTCCGCACCTCTACACCATCGAGGACACGCCCTACTTGCTGGTCGAGTTCAGCGACTTCTCCGTCCCACCCTCGGTGACCGACGAACTCGAAGACCTGCTCCGCCGCGGCCTCATCCCGATCATCACCCACCCCGAGCGCAACCTGCTGCTGCAGCGCATGCCGGAGCGAGTTCTCGACTGGGTGCGGCTCGGCTGCGCCGTGCAGGTCACCGCCTCGGCGGTTACGGGGTTGTGGGGTGACCGGGCCAAAAAGATTGCGCAGTGGTTGCTGGACCGGGAAGCGGTTCACATCCTGGCTACTGACTCGCACAGTGTCGAAGGACGTCCGCCCATCCTCTCGGCGGCGCGCGACGCCATCAGCCGCGTCTACCGCCCCTCCGTCGCCCGGGCGCTCACCGACGACAACCCCCGCGCCGTCGTCACCGGCCAACCTCTCCCTTATTTTCCGAGAATTTAA
- a CDS encoding peptidoglycan-binding protein, producing the protein MNPARVREIQSALIREKYLVGQPTGLWDQRSKDAMQHYQSANGWQTKMVPDSRALIKLGLGPDRANLINPETAATSPFPGGGGSLPQR; encoded by the coding sequence ATGAACCCGGCGCGAGTGCGGGAGATCCAGTCGGCGCTAATTCGGGAGAAGTATCTGGTGGGGCAGCCGACCGGACTGTGGGACCAGCGTTCCAAGGATGCCATGCAGCACTACCAGTCGGCCAACGGCTGGCAGACAAAGATGGTCCCGGATTCGCGGGCGCTGATCAAACTGGGGCTGGGGCCGGATCGAGCCAACCTGATCAATCCGGAAACGGCAGCCACGTCGCCCTTCCCCGGAGGCGGGGGCAGTTTGCCACAAAGATAG